One Salvia splendens isolate huo1 chromosome 12, SspV2, whole genome shotgun sequence genomic window carries:
- the LOC121756896 gene encoding serine/threonine-protein phosphatase PP-X isozyme 2, with translation MSDLDRQIEQLKRCEPLTETEVKALCLKAMEILVEESNVQRVDAPVTICGDIHGQFYDLKELFRVGGDCPKTNYLFLGDFVDRGFYSVETFLLLLALKVRYPDRITLIRGNHESRQITQVYGFYDECLRKYGSVNVWRYCTDIFDYLSLSALIENKIFSVHGGLSPAISTLDQIRVIDRKQEVPHDGAMCDLLWSDPEDIVDGWGLSPRGAGFLFGGSVVSSFNHTNNIDYICRAHQLVMEGYKWMFNSQIVTVWSAPNYCYRCGNVAAILELNENLESEFRVFEAAPQESRGAPAKKPPPDYFL, from the exons ATGTCTGACCTAGACCGGCAAATCGAGCAGCTAAAGAGATGCGAACCGCTCACGGAAACTGAGGTGAAGGCCCTTTGCCTCAAAGCAATGGAAATCCTCGTTGAAGAGAGCAATGTTCAGCGCGTAGATGCACCAGTCACT ATCTGTGGTGACATACATGGGCAATTCTATGACTTGAAAGAACTTTTTAGAGTAGGTGGTGATTGTCCGAAGACAAATTACTTGTTTCTTGGAGATTTTGTTGATAGAGGATTTTACTCAGTCGAGACCTTTTTGCTTCTGCTTGCACTGAAG GTAAGATATCCTGATAGGATAACTCTTATAAGGGGGAACCATGAGAGCCGGCAGATAACACAG GTGTACGGTTTCTATGATGAGTGCCTACGGAAATATGGTTCTGTCAATGTTTGGAGATATTGCACTGATATTTTTGATTACCTAAG CCTTTCAGCACTCATCGAGAACAAAATATTTAGTGTTCATGGGGGTCTTTCACCTGCCATTTCCACATTAGACCAG ATACGTGTAATAGACCGCAAGCAAGAAGTTCCTCATGATGGGGCCATGTGTGATCTTTTATGGTCAGATCCAGAAGATATTGTTGATGGTTGGGGTTTGAGCCCTCGTGGAGCAGGTTTCCTATTTGGTGGAAGTGTCGTCAGTTCGTTCAATCACACCAATAATATTGACTACATATGCCGTGCTCATCAGTTGGTAATGGAAGGTTATAAATGGATGTTTAACAGCCAGATAGTCACGGTCTGGTCAGCCCCAAATTACTGTTACAG ATGTGGAAATGTGGCTGCAATCCTGGAGCTGAATGAAAATCTCGAAAGTGAATTCCGTGTTTTTGAAGCTGCACCACAG GAATCAAGAGGAGCGCCTGCGAAAAAGCCACCTCCCGATTACTTCTTGTAG
- the LOC121757443 gene encoding uncharacterized protein LOC121757443 — translation MAFPHKRRRLLKWLTAVIAAALAVALLILILALTVFKARHPVITVNSIAVSDLNFSFDVARLGVRFNLSLDTNVTVRNPNRVGFRYADSRAVLRFRGGDVGEVPIPAGEIGARDTRNLDLTLVLMTDRLIFDSDFYAEAFSGKVRLETFIRMAGKVRVVFDFRVVSYTGCDLDIRLATRMVSNQTCRYKIKI, via the coding sequence ATGGCTTTTCCCCACAAGAGAAGAAGACTACTGAAATGGCTGACGGCGGTAATTGCCGCCGCCCTAGCCGTAGCGCTGCTCATCCTCATCCTCGCCCTCACCGTCTTTAAGGCCAGGCATCCGGTCATCACCGTCAACTCAATCGCCGTCTCCGACCTCAATTTCTCGTTCGACGTCGCGAGGCTCGGCGTCCGCTTCAACCTCAGCCTCGACACCAACGTCACCGTCCGGAACCCTAACCGCGTCGGATTCCGGTACGCCGACAGCCGCGCGGTCCTCCGCTTCCGCGGCGGCGACGTCGGCGAGGTTCCGATCCCCGCCGGCGAGATCGGCGCGCGCGACACGAGGAATCTGGACCTGACGCTGGTGCTGATGACGGATCGGCTGATTTTTGACTCCGATTTCTACGCGGAGGCGTTCTCCGGCAAGGTGCGGTTGGAGACGTTTATCAGGATGGCGGGGAAAGTGCGGGTGGTTTTCGATTTCCGCGTGGTGTCGTACACGGGGTGCGATCTGGATATTCGCCTCGCCACACGTATGGTTTCCAATCAGACATGTCGTTATaagattaaaatttaa
- the LOC121757444 gene encoding secreted RxLR effector protein 161-like: MKKVLYANAIGSVMYLILSTRPDIAYVVSCLSRYMSNPGPVHWEALKWLLRYLKLTAKYELCYSKCDEGVSLTDFVDSSYANDRTTTSYVFTVCRSCISWKSQLQHIVALSTIESKYITITEAMEEAIWLNGVLSELKFVKASPTVFSDSQSAIQLCKNPVFHDRTKHIDKRFHYIRDIVENDEVFLLKVHTDRNPADMGTKLLTLEKLLFCIKYLHFDLG; this comes from the coding sequence ATGAAGAAAGTTCTCTATGCTAATGCTATTGGGTCAGTGATGTATTTGATATTAAGtactaggcctgatattgctTATGTTGTGTCTTGCCTAAGTAGGTATATGTCAAATCCTGGTCCTGTTCACTGGGAAGCTTTGAAATGGCTTCTGAGATACTTGAAACTTACTGCTAAGTATGAGTTGTGTTATTCTAAATGTGATGAAGGTGTTTCACTAACTGATTTTGTGGATTCCAGCTATGCTAATGACAGAACTACTACTTCCTATGTGTTTACAGTTTGCAGGTCCTGCATTAGTTGGAAATCTCAGTTGCAGCACATAGTGGCTTTGTCCACAATTGAGTCAAAATATATTACCATTACAGAGGCAATGGAGGAAGCTATATGGTTAAATGGAGTGCTCTCTGAACTTAAGTTTGTGAAGGCATCTCCTACTGTGTTTTCTGATTCTCAGTCTGCTATTCAGTTGTGTAAAAATCCTGTTTTTCATGATAGGACAAAGCACATTGATAAGAGGTTTCATTACATTAGAGATATTGTTGAAAATGATGAAGTTTTTCTACTTAAAGTGCATACTGATAGAAATCCCGCTGACATGGGAACTAAGCTCTTAACATTAGAAAAACTACTTTTTTGCATTAAGTATTTGCATTTTGACCTAGGATAG